Proteins encoded in a region of the Rhizobium sp. CC-YZS058 genome:
- a CDS encoding ABC transporter substrate-binding protein, whose product MVRLLMILCLCLIPALASATDYPVTVTDSLGRQVTIPARPEAVLLGSGFNLVALSLIEDDPVRRLAGWSTDLKGDNPELYADFATRFPELADLPAIGDGTGGSLSLEVILTLRSDLAILANWQAETEDGRRLIAVLEETGVPVVVVDFNSNAIGNTPSAMRLLGTVLDRAAEAEAFATFYEERLARIRDRVAADARQGPTVLMDAFPNAEKCCYAYGTGGLGAFITLAGGRNVADRNLPPQGGMVSSEYLIAAEPEVYIATSSPGGAYSPLSIGPGVALDDARKGLSGITAMPVLSNLKAIRDKRVHGLWNFFNAVPLNIVAAEAFATWIRPDLFADVDPQATLEEINQRFAAVPFRGAYWASLPEN is encoded by the coding sequence ATGGTCCGCCTGCTCATGATCCTCTGTCTTTGCCTAATTCCGGCCCTCGCTTCGGCGACCGACTATCCGGTGACGGTAACGGATTCGCTTGGCCGCCAGGTCACGATCCCGGCGCGGCCGGAGGCGGTGCTGCTCGGCAGCGGCTTCAATCTTGTTGCCCTCTCGCTGATCGAGGATGATCCCGTGCGGCGCCTCGCCGGCTGGTCAACCGACCTCAAGGGCGACAATCCGGAGCTCTATGCCGATTTTGCTACCCGCTTTCCAGAACTCGCCGATCTGCCGGCGATCGGGGACGGAACGGGGGGCAGCCTGTCGCTGGAGGTGATCCTGACATTGAGATCCGACCTCGCCATTCTCGCCAACTGGCAGGCGGAAACGGAGGACGGCCGGCGGCTGATCGCCGTGCTCGAGGAGACGGGAGTGCCGGTCGTCGTCGTCGATTTCAACAGCAACGCGATCGGCAACACACCGTCGGCCATGCGACTGCTCGGCACCGTTCTCGATCGCGCGGCGGAGGCGGAGGCTTTCGCCACCTTCTATGAGGAGCGTCTCGCGCGCATTCGCGACCGTGTGGCTGCCGATGCCCGGCAGGGGCCGACCGTGCTGATGGACGCATTCCCGAATGCGGAAAAATGCTGCTACGCCTATGGAACGGGTGGACTCGGCGCATTCATCACGCTTGCCGGCGGACGCAATGTCGCCGATCGAAACTTGCCGCCACAGGGCGGGATGGTCAGCAGCGAATATCTGATTGCAGCCGAGCCGGAGGTCTATATCGCCACATCCTCGCCCGGCGGTGCCTACAGCCCCCTGTCGATCGGTCCTGGTGTTGCACTTGACGATGCCCGGAAGGGGCTGTCAGGGATCACGGCCATGCCGGTCCTGTCCAACCTGAAGGCCATTCGCGACAAGCGGGTCCATGGTCTGTGGAATTTCTTCAACGCCGTGCCGCTAAACATCGTCGCGGCGGAGGCCTTCGCGACCTGGATCCGTCCGGATCTGTTTGCGGATGTCGATCCGCA